In Halovivax gelatinilyticus, the following are encoded in one genomic region:
- the glmS gene encoding glutamine--fructose-6-phosphate transaminase (isomerizing), whose amino-acid sequence MCGIIGRVGRDEAIDSLLTGLENLEYRGYDSAGIAVQNGAGINVEKQSGKVSSLTDSIDRNDLAGRLGIGHTRWSTHGPPTDENAHPHTDSTRDVAVVHNGIIENYAEIRSRLQRAGYEFTSQTDTEVVPHLIQRNLDRGVEAETAFRRAIDELEGSYAIAAICDGEDELYAARQGSPLVVGIEGDGYFLASDVPAFLEYTDTVVYLEDGDFVTLRSNGVRITDRDGNPVRRDRHTVDWDAEEAGKGEFDHYMLKEITEQPTSLAQSIEGRYDPHTGSVTLDDLETFEGISRVLLVACGTSYHAAQYGTIALRRSGVAADAILANEFSLAAPPIDEETLVIAVTQSGETADTLTAVRQAADRGAKTLSVTNVVGSSAARETDQQLFIRAGPEIGVAATKTFSSQAVLLTLLSHRIATDTTGSSSLPIGQLCVELEQLPALVETLIEASDARSIARRYRDQESYFFIGRGFGYPVASEGALKFKEITYEHAEGFASGELKHGPLALVTPETPVFTVFTGEEDETTLANAAEATTRGAPVIAICPDGHDAIQTADAHLAIPDVNPLLSGILATIQLQLVSYHAAALLDREIDKPRNLAKSVTVE is encoded by the coding sequence ATGTGCGGTATCATCGGTCGAGTCGGACGCGACGAAGCGATCGACTCGCTACTCACCGGCCTCGAAAACCTCGAGTATCGCGGCTACGATTCCGCGGGAATCGCGGTTCAAAACGGCGCCGGGATTAACGTCGAGAAACAGTCGGGCAAGGTGTCCTCACTCACCGATTCGATCGATCGGAACGACCTCGCTGGTCGTCTCGGAATCGGTCACACTCGCTGGAGTACGCACGGACCGCCTACCGACGAGAACGCACACCCACACACCGACTCGACGCGCGACGTCGCCGTCGTGCACAACGGTATCATCGAAAACTACGCGGAGATCCGATCGCGGTTGCAACGCGCCGGCTACGAGTTTACGAGCCAAACCGACACGGAAGTCGTTCCGCACCTCATTCAGCGAAATCTCGACCGAGGAGTGGAGGCCGAAACCGCCTTCCGTCGGGCGATCGACGAACTCGAGGGGAGCTACGCGATCGCCGCCATTTGTGACGGTGAAGACGAACTCTACGCGGCTCGTCAGGGTTCGCCGCTGGTGGTCGGTATCGAGGGTGATGGCTACTTCCTCGCGAGCGACGTCCCCGCTTTTCTCGAGTACACGGACACCGTCGTCTACTTAGAAGACGGCGACTTCGTCACCCTTCGGTCGAACGGGGTTCGGATCACCGATCGTGACGGAAACCCGGTTCGTCGAGACCGACACACCGTCGACTGGGACGCCGAGGAGGCCGGAAAGGGAGAATTCGACCACTACATGTTAAAGGAGATAACGGAACAGCCGACATCGCTGGCTCAGTCGATCGAGGGCCGATACGATCCGCACACTGGGTCGGTCACGCTCGACGATCTGGAGACCTTCGAGGGAATTTCTCGCGTCCTGCTCGTTGCGTGTGGCACGTCGTATCACGCAGCCCAGTACGGGACGATCGCGCTCCGCCGGTCCGGCGTCGCGGCCGATGCGATCCTGGCAAACGAGTTCAGTCTCGCCGCGCCGCCGATCGACGAGGAGACGCTCGTGATCGCGGTCACACAGAGCGGCGAAACCGCGGATACGCTCACGGCGGTGCGGCAGGCGGCCGACCGTGGCGCGAAGACGCTGTCGGTGACGAACGTGGTCGGCTCGAGCGCCGCTCGAGAGACCGACCAGCAACTGTTCATCCGCGCGGGTCCAGAAATCGGCGTCGCTGCGACCAAGACGTTCTCCTCCCAAGCGGTGTTACTCACGCTCCTCTCGCACCGAATTGCGACCGATACGACCGGCTCTTCGAGCCTTCCCATCGGGCAGTTGTGCGTGGAACTGGAGCAGTTACCGGCGCTCGTCGAGACGCTCATCGAAGCGAGCGATGCGCGATCGATCGCCAGACGATACCGCGATCAGGAGTCGTACTTCTTCATCGGCCGGGGATTCGGCTATCCGGTCGCCAGCGAAGGCGCGCTCAAGTTCAAAGAGATCACGTACGAACACGCCGAAGGATTCGCCTCCGGCGAATTGAAACACGGCCCGCTCGCACTCGTCACCCCGGAAACGCCCGTGTTCACCGTGTTCACGGGAGAGGAAGACGAAACGACGCTCGCTAACGCCGCCGAAGCGACCACGCGGGGCGCGCCGGTGATCGCGATCTGCCCGGACGGGCACGACGCCATCCAGACGGCCGATGCCCACCTCGCGATCCCGGACGTAAACCCCTTGCTCTCGGGCATTCTCGCGACGATACAACTACAACTCGTCTCCTATCACGCGGCCGCGTTGCTCGACAGGGAGATCGACAAGCCAAGAAACCTCGCCAAGAGCGTCACCGTCGAGTGA
- a CDS encoding DUF7563 family protein, translated as MPANQDTKWTPLEQTSQTSAPRCVNCNNRVTRQFARVFGDNRDVVHACPECSTYREMKTSDFIPKAHR; from the coding sequence ATGCCGGCGAACCAGGATACCAAGTGGACCCCGCTCGAACAGACGTCACAGACTTCCGCGCCACGCTGTGTCAACTGCAATAACCGCGTGACCCGCCAGTTCGCGCGCGTCTTCGGAGACAACCGGGACGTCGTACACGCCTGCCCGGAATGTTCGACCTACCGGGAGATGAAGACGTCCGACTTCATCCCCAAAGCCCATCGGTAG
- a CDS encoding lipid II:glycine glycyltransferase FemX produces MSIDIRRFDLATEGAEWNRYVERFDSTNPLFRAEALTRQSRETGTKIVALAGFKGQEAVGIFPIFVLEKGPFSAAFSPAPRSWSCYLGPAMSGLSSLKQRKADRRVQRFLDGSLEWLDEKYGPIYCKFTTAGCDDVRPFVWNEYDVTPGYTYIVDLDATPDELIDRFSGDARRNVRSTPEHVAIAEGGTDDVEAIVRQVAARYESQGRPFQLSPEYVRSLYEALPDGALRPYVCTIDGEFHGGILVLESDTTLLRWQGGVKIDRDVDVAVNDLLDWHVMCEGIERGAERYDLVGAGVPSINRYKAKFNPRLATHYTVTSGAFGLDRLVDRYQKFV; encoded by the coding sequence ATGAGCATCGATATACGTCGGTTCGATCTGGCGACCGAGGGGGCGGAGTGGAACCGATACGTCGAGCGATTCGACTCGACGAATCCGCTCTTTCGAGCCGAAGCGTTGACGCGACAATCACGTGAGACGGGAACGAAAATCGTTGCGCTGGCCGGGTTCAAAGGCCAGGAAGCCGTCGGAATCTTTCCGATTTTCGTCCTCGAAAAGGGCCCGTTTAGCGCGGCGTTTTCGCCGGCACCGCGGTCGTGGTCGTGCTACCTCGGACCGGCGATGAGCGGGCTTTCGTCGCTCAAACAGCGCAAGGCCGACCGACGGGTCCAGCGATTTCTCGATGGGAGTCTCGAGTGGCTCGACGAGAAGTACGGGCCGATCTACTGTAAGTTTACGACCGCCGGCTGTGACGACGTCCGGCCGTTCGTCTGGAACGAGTACGACGTGACGCCGGGGTATACGTACATCGTCGACCTCGACGCCACGCCGGACGAGCTCATCGATCGATTCAGCGGCGACGCCCGCCGGAACGTTCGTTCGACCCCGGAGCACGTCGCCATCGCGGAGGGTGGGACAGACGACGTCGAAGCGATCGTCCGACAGGTGGCCGCGAGGTACGAGAGCCAGGGCCGGCCGTTTCAGCTCTCACCCGAGTACGTACGCTCGCTGTACGAGGCGCTTCCCGACGGCGCGCTTCGACCGTACGTCTGTACGATAGACGGGGAATTTCACGGCGGGATCCTCGTGCTCGAATCAGACACCACGTTGCTACGCTGGCAGGGAGGCGTCAAAATCGATCGCGACGTCGACGTCGCGGTCAACGACCTCCTCGACTGGCACGTGATGTGTGAGGGAATCGAACGCGGGGCTGAACGCTACGATCTCGTCGGGGCGGGAGTTCCGAGCATCAATCGGTACAAAGCGAAATTCAATCCGCGACTGGCGACCCACTACACGGTCACGAGCGGCGCGTTCGGTCTCGATCGCCTGGTCGATCGCTACCAGAAGTTCGTCTGA